From the Phyllopteryx taeniolatus isolate TA_2022b chromosome 16, UOR_Ptae_1.2, whole genome shotgun sequence genome, one window contains:
- the btr02 gene encoding bloodthirsty-related gene family, member 2, whose translation MASTVGLLPEKSLLCSLCKDIFSSPVTTPCGHSFCLACLSDYWTWHQSRYCPCCRRLFANRPDLSVNRILAEISNNCKKTRPQKPPDEETVTNVDQMIQERLQKIERLKSSLELQKSSYLREVRESHKVFSALVHAMEKSHKAVVVAIEERQKEEQQNVETLVKELEQEIRELTKETAEPDFLVPEKNCDQLDEFQRDSTSIVPPVQPVQLKDWSMVTIEADPCVGVTRRGLSEMMAKIKVEVNRLSKSELKRIERYIVDINLSAKTAHPSLSISDDRKQVRQSDKRHEVPDHPKRFDRVANVLAKESFSSGRSYWEVEVGEKTEWSLGAVRQSINRKGRFTVCPANGFWTLSLKAGGRYVANTSPSSAVAVEQRPRKVGVFVDYAEGRVSFYCAETGVHIYTFSDTFSDSLHPFFCPGHLHGGKNADPLIISSGFCSI comes from the exons ATGGCGTCGACCGTGGGCCTCCTCCCCGAGAAGTCTCTGCTCTGCTCTCTGTGCAAGGACATCTTCAGCAGTCCAGTCACCACCCCTTGCGGACACAGCTTCTGCCTGGCCTGCCTCAGCGACTACTGGACGTGGCACCAGTCCAGATACTGCCCGTGCTGCAGGAGACTCTTCGCCAACAGGCCCGACCTCAGCGTCAACCGCATCCTGGCCGAGATCTCGAACAATTGCAAGAAGACCAGACCGCAGAAACCACCAGATGAAGAGACG GTTACCAATGTAGACCAAATGATTCAAGAGAGGCTGCAGAAGATTGAGAGGTTGAAGAGTTCTCTTGAACTCCAAAAG AGCTCTTACCTCAGAGAGGTGAGAGAGAGCCATAAGGTCTTCTCGGCCCTCGTCCACGCCATGGAGAAGAGCCACAAAGCGGTGGTGGTCGCCATCGAGGAACGTCAAAAGGAGGAGCAGCAGAATGTCGAGACCCTGGTGAAGGAGCTGGAGCAGGAGATCCGGGAACTGACCAAGGAGACTGCGGAACCCGACTTTCTGGTTCCGGAAAAAAACTGTGATCAGCTGGATGAATTCCAAAGAGACTCCACG AGCATTGTACCTCCTGTGCAACCGGTCCAGTTGAAGGATTGGTCCATGGTTACCATAGAAGCCGACCCTTGTGTCGGGGTCACCAGGAGAGGGCTGTCGGAAATGATGGCCAAGATAAAGGTAGAAGTCAACAGGCTGTCCAAATCAG AACTTAAAAGAATTGAGAGATATATTG TGGATATCAATCTAAGCGCCAAGACGGCCCACCCCTCCCTCTCGATCTCGGACGACAGAAAACAGGTGAGGCAGAGCGACAAGCGCCATGAGGTGCCGGACCACCCCAAACGCTTCGATCGCGTGGCCAACGTCCTCGCCAAGGAGAGCTTCAGCAGCGGGAGATCCTACTGGGAGGTGGAGGTCGGCGAGAAGACGGAGTGGAGCTTGGGCGCCGTCCGACAGTCCATCAACAGGAAGGGCCGCTTCACCGTGTGCCCGGCCAACGGTTTCTGGACTCTTAGCCTTAAGGCGGGCGGGCGGTACGTCGCCAACACCTCTCCGTCGAGCGCGGTGGCGGTGGAGCAGAGGCCCAGAAAGGTTGGCGTCTTTGTGGACTACGCCGAAGGCCGTGTGTCCTTCTACTGCGCCGAGACGGGCGTCCACATTTACACCTTCAGCGACACGTTCTCAGACAGCCTCCACCCGTTCTTCTGTCCCGGTCACCTGCACGGCGGCAAAAATGCTGACCCGCTCATCATTAGCTCCGGCTTTTGCAGCATCTGA
- the cldnk gene encoding claudin k, with amino-acid sequence MATTGMQLVGLIMSILGWVAGAVVILVPLWRVTAFIGNNLVTAQIIWEGLWMNCIVQSTGQIQCKVYDSMLALPSDMQAARGLTVLSVMLCAVALALGVLGAKCTKCVGVNSLKARIARISGVLFAVAGFLFLVPVCWTAHSIIRDFYDPHVAAPHKRELGPGLYIGWGAAALLLVGGSLLYAGSSPPGMPGSPTFSSGESSPRRAPASQVKGYV; translated from the coding sequence ATGGCGACCACGGGCATGCAGCTGGTAGGCCTCATCATGTCCATCCTGGGCTGGGTGGCCGGGGCGGTCGTGATCCTGGTCCCTCTTTGGCGAGTCACCGCCTTCATCGGCAACAACTTGGTGACCGCTCAGATCATCTGGGAAGGCCTGTGGATGAACTGCATCGTGCAGAGCACGGGTCAGATCCAGTGTAAGGTCTACGACAGCATGCTGGCGCTGCCCAGCGACATGCAGGCTGCCCGGGGCCTCACGGTGCTCTCGGTCATGCTGTGCGCCGTGGCTCTGGCTCTCGGGGTGCTCGGGGCTAAGTGCACCAAGTGCGTGGGCGTCAACAGCCTCAAGGCGCGCATCGCCCGTATCTCGGGGGTGCTCTTCGCCGTCGCCGGCTTCCTCTTCCTGGTGCCCGTCTGCTGGACCGCCCACTCCATCATCAGGGATTTCTACGACCCGCACGTGGCCGCCCCGCACAAGCGCGAACTGGGCCCGGGCCTCTACATCGGCTGGGGGGCGGCGGCGTTGCTCCTGGTCGGCGGGTCTTTGCTGTACGCCGGCTCCAGTCCGCCCGGCATGCCTGGCTCGCCCACCTTCAGTAGTGGAGAAAGCAGCCCTCGCCGGGCACCCGCCTCTCAGGTTAAAGGCTACGTCTAA
- the hgs gene encoding hepatocyte growth factor-regulated tyrosine kinase substrate isoform X1 translates to MGKGGGSFERLLDKATSQLLLETDWESILQICDLIRQGDTQAKYAIGAIKKKLNDKNPHVALYALEVLESVVKNCGQTVHDEVASKQTMEELKDLIKKQTEPNVRSKILYLIQAWAHAFRNEPKYKVVQDTYQIMKVEGHVFPEFKESDAMFAAERAPDWVDAEDCHRCRVQFGVMTRKHHCRACGQIFCGKCSSKYSTIPKFGIEKEVRVCEPCFELLNNHPSLSPPLRKAESKPASTGPGAAELPPEYLTSPLSQQSQMPPKRDETALQEEEELQLAIALSQSEAEEKERMRQKNSYTVYPKADPTPVTSSAPPVSTLYTSPVNSSAPSAEEVDPELARYLNRTYWEKKQEEARKSPTPSAPAPVPLAEPLPPISQPVEAHVPAQPVSIVEQQYQNGESEENHEQFLKALQNAVTTFLNRMKSNHMRGRSITNDSAVLSLFQSINNMHPQLLDILNQLDEKRLYYEGLQDKLAQVRDARAALNALRDEHREKLRRAAEEAERQRQIQLAQKLEIMRQKKQEYLEMQRQLAIQRLQEQEKERQLRLEQQKHTIQMRAQMPAFSLPYAQMQSLPPNVSGGVVYQPGAPPSYPGTFSPANSVEGSPMHNIYMSQPGQGAPPQYQAMPTGAADPNMVNAYMYQPAASNGQPAPPPGQAPPTTSTPYSNYQPTPTQGYQNVASQAQSLPPMPQAGHTNGMGYMGYPPYSMQNMISALPGQDPNLAVQQPYMSGQQPMYQQVAPPGGPQQPAQQQQQQQPPPQPPAQVVPGSAEAQLICFD, encoded by the exons ATGGGGAAAGGCGGAGGTTCATTCGAAAGGCTTCTGG ACAAGGCCACCAGTCAGCTGCTGCTGGAAACCGACTGGGAATCCATCCTGCAAATCTGCGATCTCATTCGACAAGGAGACACCCA GGCTAAATATGCAATTGGCGCTATCAAGAAGAAACTGAATGACAAAAATCCACATGTGGCCCTCTACGCACTTGAG GTCCTTGAGTCTGTGGTAAAGAACTGCGGGCAGACGGTTCACGATGAGGTGGCAAGTAAACAAACTATGGAAGAGCTGAAGGATCTGATCAAG AAACAGACGGAACCAAATGTCCGCAGCAAAATCCTTTACTTAATCCAAGCCTGGGCCCACGCCTTCCGCAACGAGCCCAAGTACAAAGTGGTGCAAGACACCTATCAGATCATGAAAGTGGAAG GTCACGTGTTCCCCGAGTTTAAGGAGAGCGATGCGATGTTTGCAGCAGAACGA GCCCCAGACTGGGTTGACGCTGAGGATTGCCACCGGTGCAGAGTCCAGTTTGGGGTGATGACAAGAAAG caccactgtcGAGCCTGCGGGCAGATCTTCTGCGGCAAGTGTTCCTCGAAGTACTCCACCATTCCCAAGTTTGGAATCGAGAAGGAGGTCCGCGTGTGCGAGCCCTGCTTTGAGCTGCTGAACAA CCACCCTTCCCTCTCTCCTCCGCTCAGGAAAGCCGAGAGCAAGCCGGCGTCCACCGGTCCCGGCGCTGCCGAGCTGCCGCCGGAATACCTCACCAGCCCGCTGTCCCAGCAGTCACAG ATGCCTCCAAAAAGAGATGAGACAGCGctgcaggaggaggaagagctgCAGCTGGCCATCGCGCTCTCCCAAAGCGAGGCCGAGGAGAAAGAGCGAATG AGGCAGAAGAACTCGTACACCGTGTATCCCAAGGCGgaccccaccccggtcacctcCTCAGCACCCCCAGTCAGCACCCTCTACACGTCCCCTGTG AATTCCTCTGCTCCGTCAGCTGAAGAAGTCGACCCTGAG CTGGCCCGTTACCTCAACAGAACGTACTGGGAGAAGAAGCAGGAGGAGGCCCGCAAGAGCCCCACACCCTCGGCGCCGGCCCCCGTGCCATTGGCCGAGCCGCTGCCGCCGATCAGTCAGCCTGTAGAAGCGCACGTGCCCGCGCAGCCCGTCAGCATAGTGGAG CAGCAGTACCAGAACGGCGAGTCGGAGGAGAACCACGAGCAGTTTCTGAAGGCCCTGCAGAACGCCGTGACCACTTTCCTGAACCGCATGAAGAGCAACCACATGCGGGGGCGCAGCATCACCAACGACAGCGCCGTCCTGTCCCTTTTCCAGTCCATCAACAACATGCACCCGCAGCTGCTGGACATCCTCAACCAGCTCGACGAGAAGCGGC TGTACTACGAGGGGCTGCAGGACAAGCTGGCGCAAGTGCGCGACGCTCGTGCGGCGCTCAACGCCCTTCGTGACGAGCACAGGGAGAAACTGCGCCGCGCCGCCGAGGAGGCGGAGAGGCAAAGGCAGATCCAGTTGGCGCAAAAACTGGAGATCATGCGGCAGAAGAAGCAG GAGTACTTGGAAATGCAACGGCAGCTGGCCATCCAGCGCCTGCAGGAGCAGGAGAAGGAGCGCCAGCTGCGTCTGGAGCAGCAGAAGCACACCATCCAGATGAGAGCTCAGATGCCCGCTTTCTCTCTGCCCTACGCACAG ATGCAGTCTTTGCCCCCCAACGTATCCGGCGGGGTGGTGTACCAGCCTGGCGCTCCGCCCAGCTACCCTGGCACCTTCAGTCCAGCCAACTCGGTGGAGGGTTCCCCTATGCACAACATCTACATGAGCCAGCCGGGCCAGGGCGCGCCGCCGCAGTACCAGGCCATGCCCACTGGTGCCGCAG ATCCCAATATGGTGAACGCATACATGTATCAACCTGCTGCCAGCAATGGACAGCCCGCTCCGCCTCCAGGTCAGGCCCCGCCAACCACCAGTACGCCCTACTCCAACTACCAGCCCACACCCACGCAAGGCTACCAG AATGTGGCGTCGCAGGCCCAGAGCTTACCCCCCATGCCCCAAGCCGGCCACACCAACGGCATGGGCTACATGGGCTACCCGCCCTACAGCATGCAGAACATGATTTCGGCACTTCCGGGGCAGGACCCCAACTTGGCCGTCCAACAGCCGTACATGTCCGGCCAGCAGCCCATGTACCAACAG GTGGCTCCCCCTGGTGGCCCGCAGCAACCggctcagcagcagcagcagcagcagccgccgCCGCAGCCCCCTGCCCAGGTGGTCCCCGGCAGTGCGGAGGCGCAGCTCATCTGTTTCGACTGa
- the hgs gene encoding hepatocyte growth factor-regulated tyrosine kinase substrate isoform X2 — MGKGGGSFERLLDKATSQLLLETDWESILQICDLIRQGDTQAKYAIGAIKKKLNDKNPHVALYALEVLESVVKNCGQTVHDEVASKQTMEELKDLIKKQTEPNVRSKILYLIQAWAHAFRNEPKYKVVQDTYQIMKVEGHVFPEFKESDAMFAAERAPDWVDAEDCHRCRVQFGVMTRKHHCRACGQIFCGKCSSKYSTIPKFGIEKEVRVCEPCFELLNNHPSLSPPLRKAESKPASTGPGAAELPPEYLTSPLSQQSQMPPKRDETALQEEEELQLAIALSQSEAEEKERMRQKNSYTVYPKADPTPVTSSAPPVSTLYTSPVNSSAPSAEEVDPELARYLNRTYWEKKQEEARKSPTPSAPAPVPLAEPLPPISQPVEAHVPAQPVSIVEQYQNGESEENHEQFLKALQNAVTTFLNRMKSNHMRGRSITNDSAVLSLFQSINNMHPQLLDILNQLDEKRLYYEGLQDKLAQVRDARAALNALRDEHREKLRRAAEEAERQRQIQLAQKLEIMRQKKQEYLEMQRQLAIQRLQEQEKERQLRLEQQKHTIQMRAQMPAFSLPYAQMQSLPPNVSGGVVYQPGAPPSYPGTFSPANSVEGSPMHNIYMSQPGQGAPPQYQAMPTGAADPNMVNAYMYQPAASNGQPAPPPGQAPPTTSTPYSNYQPTPTQGYQNVASQAQSLPPMPQAGHTNGMGYMGYPPYSMQNMISALPGQDPNLAVQQPYMSGQQPMYQQVAPPGGPQQPAQQQQQQQPPPQPPAQVVPGSAEAQLICFD, encoded by the exons ATGGGGAAAGGCGGAGGTTCATTCGAAAGGCTTCTGG ACAAGGCCACCAGTCAGCTGCTGCTGGAAACCGACTGGGAATCCATCCTGCAAATCTGCGATCTCATTCGACAAGGAGACACCCA GGCTAAATATGCAATTGGCGCTATCAAGAAGAAACTGAATGACAAAAATCCACATGTGGCCCTCTACGCACTTGAG GTCCTTGAGTCTGTGGTAAAGAACTGCGGGCAGACGGTTCACGATGAGGTGGCAAGTAAACAAACTATGGAAGAGCTGAAGGATCTGATCAAG AAACAGACGGAACCAAATGTCCGCAGCAAAATCCTTTACTTAATCCAAGCCTGGGCCCACGCCTTCCGCAACGAGCCCAAGTACAAAGTGGTGCAAGACACCTATCAGATCATGAAAGTGGAAG GTCACGTGTTCCCCGAGTTTAAGGAGAGCGATGCGATGTTTGCAGCAGAACGA GCCCCAGACTGGGTTGACGCTGAGGATTGCCACCGGTGCAGAGTCCAGTTTGGGGTGATGACAAGAAAG caccactgtcGAGCCTGCGGGCAGATCTTCTGCGGCAAGTGTTCCTCGAAGTACTCCACCATTCCCAAGTTTGGAATCGAGAAGGAGGTCCGCGTGTGCGAGCCCTGCTTTGAGCTGCTGAACAA CCACCCTTCCCTCTCTCCTCCGCTCAGGAAAGCCGAGAGCAAGCCGGCGTCCACCGGTCCCGGCGCTGCCGAGCTGCCGCCGGAATACCTCACCAGCCCGCTGTCCCAGCAGTCACAG ATGCCTCCAAAAAGAGATGAGACAGCGctgcaggaggaggaagagctgCAGCTGGCCATCGCGCTCTCCCAAAGCGAGGCCGAGGAGAAAGAGCGAATG AGGCAGAAGAACTCGTACACCGTGTATCCCAAGGCGgaccccaccccggtcacctcCTCAGCACCCCCAGTCAGCACCCTCTACACGTCCCCTGTG AATTCCTCTGCTCCGTCAGCTGAAGAAGTCGACCCTGAG CTGGCCCGTTACCTCAACAGAACGTACTGGGAGAAGAAGCAGGAGGAGGCCCGCAAGAGCCCCACACCCTCGGCGCCGGCCCCCGTGCCATTGGCCGAGCCGCTGCCGCCGATCAGTCAGCCTGTAGAAGCGCACGTGCCCGCGCAGCCCGTCAGCATAGTGGAG CAGTACCAGAACGGCGAGTCGGAGGAGAACCACGAGCAGTTTCTGAAGGCCCTGCAGAACGCCGTGACCACTTTCCTGAACCGCATGAAGAGCAACCACATGCGGGGGCGCAGCATCACCAACGACAGCGCCGTCCTGTCCCTTTTCCAGTCCATCAACAACATGCACCCGCAGCTGCTGGACATCCTCAACCAGCTCGACGAGAAGCGGC TGTACTACGAGGGGCTGCAGGACAAGCTGGCGCAAGTGCGCGACGCTCGTGCGGCGCTCAACGCCCTTCGTGACGAGCACAGGGAGAAACTGCGCCGCGCCGCCGAGGAGGCGGAGAGGCAAAGGCAGATCCAGTTGGCGCAAAAACTGGAGATCATGCGGCAGAAGAAGCAG GAGTACTTGGAAATGCAACGGCAGCTGGCCATCCAGCGCCTGCAGGAGCAGGAGAAGGAGCGCCAGCTGCGTCTGGAGCAGCAGAAGCACACCATCCAGATGAGAGCTCAGATGCCCGCTTTCTCTCTGCCCTACGCACAG ATGCAGTCTTTGCCCCCCAACGTATCCGGCGGGGTGGTGTACCAGCCTGGCGCTCCGCCCAGCTACCCTGGCACCTTCAGTCCAGCCAACTCGGTGGAGGGTTCCCCTATGCACAACATCTACATGAGCCAGCCGGGCCAGGGCGCGCCGCCGCAGTACCAGGCCATGCCCACTGGTGCCGCAG ATCCCAATATGGTGAACGCATACATGTATCAACCTGCTGCCAGCAATGGACAGCCCGCTCCGCCTCCAGGTCAGGCCCCGCCAACCACCAGTACGCCCTACTCCAACTACCAGCCCACACCCACGCAAGGCTACCAG AATGTGGCGTCGCAGGCCCAGAGCTTACCCCCCATGCCCCAAGCCGGCCACACCAACGGCATGGGCTACATGGGCTACCCGCCCTACAGCATGCAGAACATGATTTCGGCACTTCCGGGGCAGGACCCCAACTTGGCCGTCCAACAGCCGTACATGTCCGGCCAGCAGCCCATGTACCAACAG GTGGCTCCCCCTGGTGGCCCGCAGCAACCggctcagcagcagcagcagcagcagccgccgCCGCAGCCCCCTGCCCAGGTGGTCCCCGGCAGTGCGGAGGCGCAGCTCATCTGTTTCGACTGa
- the hgs gene encoding hepatocyte growth factor-regulated tyrosine kinase substrate isoform X3, giving the protein MGKGGGSFERLLDKATSQLLLETDWESILQICDLIRQGDTQAKYAIGAIKKKLNDKNPHVALYALEVLESVVKNCGQTVHDEVASKQTMEELKDLIKTEPNVRSKILYLIQAWAHAFRNEPKYKVVQDTYQIMKVEGHVFPEFKESDAMFAAERAPDWVDAEDCHRCRVQFGVMTRKHHCRACGQIFCGKCSSKYSTIPKFGIEKEVRVCEPCFELLNNHPSLSPPLRKAESKPASTGPGAAELPPEYLTSPLSQQSQMPPKRDETALQEEEELQLAIALSQSEAEEKERMRQKNSYTVYPKADPTPVTSSAPPVSTLYTSPVNSSAPSAEEVDPELARYLNRTYWEKKQEEARKSPTPSAPAPVPLAEPLPPISQPVEAHVPAQPVSIVEQQYQNGESEENHEQFLKALQNAVTTFLNRMKSNHMRGRSITNDSAVLSLFQSINNMHPQLLDILNQLDEKRLYYEGLQDKLAQVRDARAALNALRDEHREKLRRAAEEAERQRQIQLAQKLEIMRQKKQEYLEMQRQLAIQRLQEQEKERQLRLEQQKHTIQMRAQMPAFSLPYAQMQSLPPNVSGGVVYQPGAPPSYPGTFSPANSVEGSPMHNIYMSQPGQGAPPQYQAMPTGAADPNMVNAYMYQPAASNGQPAPPPGQAPPTTSTPYSNYQPTPTQGYQNVASQAQSLPPMPQAGHTNGMGYMGYPPYSMQNMISALPGQDPNLAVQQPYMSGQQPMYQQVAPPGGPQQPAQQQQQQQPPPQPPAQVVPGSAEAQLICFD; this is encoded by the exons ATGGGGAAAGGCGGAGGTTCATTCGAAAGGCTTCTGG ACAAGGCCACCAGTCAGCTGCTGCTGGAAACCGACTGGGAATCCATCCTGCAAATCTGCGATCTCATTCGACAAGGAGACACCCA GGCTAAATATGCAATTGGCGCTATCAAGAAGAAACTGAATGACAAAAATCCACATGTGGCCCTCTACGCACTTGAG GTCCTTGAGTCTGTGGTAAAGAACTGCGGGCAGACGGTTCACGATGAGGTGGCAAGTAAACAAACTATGGAAGAGCTGAAGGATCTGATCAAG ACGGAACCAAATGTCCGCAGCAAAATCCTTTACTTAATCCAAGCCTGGGCCCACGCCTTCCGCAACGAGCCCAAGTACAAAGTGGTGCAAGACACCTATCAGATCATGAAAGTGGAAG GTCACGTGTTCCCCGAGTTTAAGGAGAGCGATGCGATGTTTGCAGCAGAACGA GCCCCAGACTGGGTTGACGCTGAGGATTGCCACCGGTGCAGAGTCCAGTTTGGGGTGATGACAAGAAAG caccactgtcGAGCCTGCGGGCAGATCTTCTGCGGCAAGTGTTCCTCGAAGTACTCCACCATTCCCAAGTTTGGAATCGAGAAGGAGGTCCGCGTGTGCGAGCCCTGCTTTGAGCTGCTGAACAA CCACCCTTCCCTCTCTCCTCCGCTCAGGAAAGCCGAGAGCAAGCCGGCGTCCACCGGTCCCGGCGCTGCCGAGCTGCCGCCGGAATACCTCACCAGCCCGCTGTCCCAGCAGTCACAG ATGCCTCCAAAAAGAGATGAGACAGCGctgcaggaggaggaagagctgCAGCTGGCCATCGCGCTCTCCCAAAGCGAGGCCGAGGAGAAAGAGCGAATG AGGCAGAAGAACTCGTACACCGTGTATCCCAAGGCGgaccccaccccggtcacctcCTCAGCACCCCCAGTCAGCACCCTCTACACGTCCCCTGTG AATTCCTCTGCTCCGTCAGCTGAAGAAGTCGACCCTGAG CTGGCCCGTTACCTCAACAGAACGTACTGGGAGAAGAAGCAGGAGGAGGCCCGCAAGAGCCCCACACCCTCGGCGCCGGCCCCCGTGCCATTGGCCGAGCCGCTGCCGCCGATCAGTCAGCCTGTAGAAGCGCACGTGCCCGCGCAGCCCGTCAGCATAGTGGAG CAGCAGTACCAGAACGGCGAGTCGGAGGAGAACCACGAGCAGTTTCTGAAGGCCCTGCAGAACGCCGTGACCACTTTCCTGAACCGCATGAAGAGCAACCACATGCGGGGGCGCAGCATCACCAACGACAGCGCCGTCCTGTCCCTTTTCCAGTCCATCAACAACATGCACCCGCAGCTGCTGGACATCCTCAACCAGCTCGACGAGAAGCGGC TGTACTACGAGGGGCTGCAGGACAAGCTGGCGCAAGTGCGCGACGCTCGTGCGGCGCTCAACGCCCTTCGTGACGAGCACAGGGAGAAACTGCGCCGCGCCGCCGAGGAGGCGGAGAGGCAAAGGCAGATCCAGTTGGCGCAAAAACTGGAGATCATGCGGCAGAAGAAGCAG GAGTACTTGGAAATGCAACGGCAGCTGGCCATCCAGCGCCTGCAGGAGCAGGAGAAGGAGCGCCAGCTGCGTCTGGAGCAGCAGAAGCACACCATCCAGATGAGAGCTCAGATGCCCGCTTTCTCTCTGCCCTACGCACAG ATGCAGTCTTTGCCCCCCAACGTATCCGGCGGGGTGGTGTACCAGCCTGGCGCTCCGCCCAGCTACCCTGGCACCTTCAGTCCAGCCAACTCGGTGGAGGGTTCCCCTATGCACAACATCTACATGAGCCAGCCGGGCCAGGGCGCGCCGCCGCAGTACCAGGCCATGCCCACTGGTGCCGCAG ATCCCAATATGGTGAACGCATACATGTATCAACCTGCTGCCAGCAATGGACAGCCCGCTCCGCCTCCAGGTCAGGCCCCGCCAACCACCAGTACGCCCTACTCCAACTACCAGCCCACACCCACGCAAGGCTACCAG AATGTGGCGTCGCAGGCCCAGAGCTTACCCCCCATGCCCCAAGCCGGCCACACCAACGGCATGGGCTACATGGGCTACCCGCCCTACAGCATGCAGAACATGATTTCGGCACTTCCGGGGCAGGACCCCAACTTGGCCGTCCAACAGCCGTACATGTCCGGCCAGCAGCCCATGTACCAACAG GTGGCTCCCCCTGGTGGCCCGCAGCAACCggctcagcagcagcagcagcagcagccgccgCCGCAGCCCCCTGCCCAGGTGGTCCCCGGCAGTGCGGAGGCGCAGCTCATCTGTTTCGACTGa
- the zgc:103625 gene encoding methyltransferase-like 26 B isoform X2 codes for MLLSPQAERNWEQVCSVLQEALEEQSHRQLFALELGSGTGQHVIRFAQKMPFVTWQPSDIQEEARQSIRAYIVATNLTTVLPPVHLDASEPWEKWAGVPRGSCDVIVAINLLQYSTFKTAQGVFNGAGQVIKENGLLVTYGAYAINGTITPPCNQLLDEELRKVNPEWGLPDVDVLRQLAYGNGMRMERMAEMEECYKCLIFRKI; via the exons ATGCTGCTGTCTCCTCAGGCGGAGAGGAACTGGGAGCAAGTGTGCTCGGTGCTGCAAGAAGCGCTGGAGGAGCAGTCCCACCGGCAGCTCTTCGCCCTGGAGCTGGGCTCCGGAACCGGGCAGCACGTCATCCGCTTCGCCCAGAAGATGCCCTTCGTCACCTGGCAGCCGTCGGACATCCAGGAGGAGGCCCGGCAGAG CATCAGGGCGTACATCGTCGCCACCAACCTGACGACGGTTCTGCCGCCTGTGCACCTGGATGCCAGCGAACCTTGGGAGAAGTGGGCGGGGGTCCCTCGTGGCTCCTGTGACGTCATTGTTGCCATTAACCTACTGCAGTACAGCACCTTCAAGACAGCACAG GGTGTTTTCAACGGGGCAGGTCAGGTCATCAAAGAAAATGGTCTCTTGGTGACATATGGG GCGTACGCCATTAACGGCACCATTACGCCACCATGCAACCAACTCCTTGATGAAGAGCTTCGCAAAGT GAATCCCGAGTGGGGACTTCCGGACGTGGACGTGCTCCGACAGCTGGCCTACGGAAACGGGATGCGCATGGAGAGGATG GCCGAGATGGAAGAATGCTACAAATGTCTCATCTTCAGAAAAATATAG
- the zgc:103625 gene encoding methyltransferase-like 26 B isoform X1, which yields MGHLKRLEASRRHPRAPAAAAAAAAAGHAAVSSGGEELGASVLGAARSAGGAVPPAALRPGAGLRNRAARHPLRPEDALRHLAAVGHPGGGPAEVGTVWRFLALDRYLQCSIRAYIVATNLTTVLPPVHLDASEPWEKWAGVPRGSCDVIVAINLLQYSTFKTAQGVFNGAGQVIKENGLLVTYGAYAINGTITPPCNQLLDEELRKVNPEWGLPDVDVLRQLAYGNGMRMERMAEMEECYKCLIFRKI from the exons ATGGGACATCTGAAGAGGCTCGAAGCCAGCAGAAGACACCCCAGGGCtcccgccgctgctgctgctgctgctgctgcgggcCATGCTGCTGTCTCCTCAGGCGGAGAGGAACTGGGAGCAAGTGTGCTCGGTGCTGCAAGAAGCGCTGGAGGAGCAGTCCCACCGGCAGCTCTTCGCCCTGGAGCTGGGCTCCGGAACCGGGCAGCACGTCATCCGCTTCGCCCAGAAGATGCCCTTCGTCACCTGGCAGCCGTCGGACATCCAGGAGGAGGCCCGGCAGAGGTAGGAACAG TTTGGCGGTTTCTGGCACTGGATCGATACCTCCAATGCAGCATCAGGGCGTACATCGTCGCCACCAACCTGACGACGGTTCTGCCGCCTGTGCACCTGGATGCCAGCGAACCTTGGGAGAAGTGGGCGGGGGTCCCTCGTGGCTCCTGTGACGTCATTGTTGCCATTAACCTACTGCAGTACAGCACCTTCAAGACAGCACAG GGTGTTTTCAACGGGGCAGGTCAGGTCATCAAAGAAAATGGTCTCTTGGTGACATATGGG GCGTACGCCATTAACGGCACCATTACGCCACCATGCAACCAACTCCTTGATGAAGAGCTTCGCAAAGT GAATCCCGAGTGGGGACTTCCGGACGTGGACGTGCTCCGACAGCTGGCCTACGGAAACGGGATGCGCATGGAGAGGATG GCCGAGATGGAAGAATGCTACAAATGTCTCATCTTCAGAAAAATATAG